From Centroberyx gerrardi isolate f3 chromosome 10, fCenGer3.hap1.cur.20231027, whole genome shotgun sequence:
agagagaaaaatctTTATAAACCATAACATTGTACTTTGACTTGTGCTATTATAAAGGTCCATGGTTGATTTCTTTCATGCACAGGCTGAAACATTGGATGTGCAAGTAAAGTGCAGGTAGAGTGCAGGTAGTGAAAACCCTCCAAAATGAAGGTGAAACGGCTGTCATGTCCTCATGTCTGGGACCACATGGGCATGACAGAGTGGcattcatatcaacaaaaatgtcCAAATGAACAGCTGCAATGTGTCACATCCCCATCACAGCCTTATAAAATTTTGTGAATTGAGCACGGAaagcagattacatgttgtggacataAATTATGTTAAGATtctgttcctccaccacgaattggattatgtgacaacagcatgaatcaaacacgccattttcacctgttcatcatgtgaaaaggttagctaacatcGGATGTAGGCAGGTCTtattgcagtgtgagtgttattgtgttgaatgGGCGTTTTACTCACGTTTGGGTTTTGACTGTTTGAGTTTCCCTTGGCCTTAGATtatattggagagcagcgctcaCTGCAAACTGAGAGGTACGTGGCTCTACAGTGAAGTCACTGATgaaattttgatcagaatcaATTGACataatggcaaaaactaggaaaataaagcCCAGGTTAAAAATTACCAGAATTATCCTAGGTAGGTTAAGTTTTTTGTCATGAttaaacaagaaaaactttcattattcacagtagaaaacttttTGGATTGCCTTTACTTTCCACCGCATTATTTCAATGCtaaactactgcctgtttccagtcgtgtctccttcacataatccttttgtggtcggaaaacgtatttctctcattttttgtgcacagagcatgtatttgcattgtaCAGATGCTcatatttcatgaaatttcgGGAGACCAGGCTCACACTATATTATATATAGATTTATATTCCTGTCAAGCAATGCAGGCATTCTACAGGACAGCTGTCATTGTACAGTCACAGTGGGTAACAATCTTACTCTGAACCATGTTAAGGGTTGGCTGTGTGCTGGGTGGGAACGCAACAGTACATAAATTCCCCTCACTGCTTCACTTCCATTCTCACTAGCACTAATATATCAGTCATATCAATAATATATTCAGTCCTGACAGGGACAGGACACACCTTCTGTCCTCTGAGAGTTTTGAGCTTTGTTCATTACCAATTTACCCATTACCAATACCATTACCATTaccatgcgcacacacacacacacacacacacacacacacacacacacacacacacacacacacacacacaggcacacacatgcacaaatgcacacataaacTCTTGAAGAACATCCCCACTGGCCACTGTTTCTTTCGTTATCATTGTTTCTTAGACATTCAGACTGGCATTTTCCTCCTTAAACACAATGGGGAGCCAATGGGAAACCCTAAAAtagttgtttttccattttcttgaCCTTCAGATGATTTCCTATCTCCAAGAGAATAGAGTGGAGCAGATGGAAACTTTCCCAAATAAACAAGGAGACCAAAGTCAACTTAAAACAAGGTGCAGCActaagcacaagacacacaatggACCATACACACTTCACATCAATCACACATGAAATATCACCCATGAAAAGattcttgttgtttttaaaattcCCATTCCCAGCTGCAGTAAACCAGCTCTGTGACAGTTGCTAAGATCCCCAAAATAGCCGGAGGGGTCAGTGAGGCCACACATTTTTCATAATTTCGAGGTTGAGGAGAATGTTCTCCCTGCTGTCTTCTGGACCTCAGATAGTTTAGAAATGGCCCACAGGATGAAGACATATCCAATCAGGCGTACAGGAGTATGAGAAATTACTTGCCATGTGATTTTATCTTACATTACTTTATAGAAATATGGAGAATGGCATGCATAAAACTGATGAATTAGtcatgacatactgtacatagacagatacacacacacactcaccgtcTTTGCGCAAGAAACACTTCCAAAGGCAGAAGCAGAGGCACATGACGAGCAGAGCTGCTACTGTGGTGACTGAGATCAGGATGGTGAGAGCTGTGCCAActgtgagagacacagagagagaactgatCAGCAATTTTATCATCTGCGATATCTGGGTAAACATGTCATTTTTATGTTAAGCTATGCAATTCCTTCACTGGTCTGAACACTGCGTCTCTTGTGGGCCGTGACTGATTAGGTTTGAGAAGATTTGATTTGTGGTGTTATGACCAAATGTATGACTTGTCTCTGTGTGCACTTCTGACCTCATGAAAACAAGGTAAACTCAGGTTATCAGCCACAAATTAACCATGACCATGGCCCACATGCCAAAGTATGAACCCGTCTACCTGTTGCCCATCATTAGCAACATTTAAACTGATATGTGATATTATGTGATATATATGTGTATTCAGGAGAGCAAAAATTAATTTGGTATTGATTGTACAGGGGCAAGACAGAGGCTCAGATGAGGTGCAAGTGTGAGAACCACTGTAATCCTGGCCATCCTTTAGCGAACAAGCTCCAACAATCtttgctctctgtttctctattctTGCCGGTTGTCAGGCTGTTTTTTCCAAAAACATCTCAAGAAATGACAATATGGGCTTTGAGCCTGGAACAATAAAAGATGTACTGCAAAACTTTGAGGAAGCGATCCATATTGGAGCGAAGGTGCACCGACACCAACTCACTTTTAGTGTTCATGGATACAGCTATTGGTGACTCAAGCCCTTTATGGTGGACCAAGCATTTGATGGACACGTCCTTCAGCAGCCCTGATTGGACGGTAAGCGTGCTGATGACCAGAGTGGTGCCGTCGCCCTGGGGGAGCTGCGTCGTTACCGGCGGGCCCATAGTTCGGTTATCCCTCTCCACGTTCCAGACGATCTCTGCCGGGGGGCGCGACACCGAGGTGCAGTTGGCTTCGATCACGCCGGGAGACGTGGTCTTGTAGCTCACCTGAGGTTTGGGCAGCACTGGGAAATTAACAGACAAACTGGAACTAGTTTCACagcacgtacacacaaacaaacacacaaatatatgcaCACATTTGTTCTAGATTTGACCggtaaaacaaaaatatgactTGTGCAGTATAAaggtattcattcatttttcctttgtttcattgcaatgaatgtgaaatgcacAGGCCTCAAATGTTATCAGTGCCTGATGAGAAGcatattttgtgtttctgtgatgTACAATGCCTCAGATACCAGATAATACTAGGAAATCTGACTATTTTTTCAGTAGTATCAAAGTATAGACACATATAACATAATATTCTGTTTAGTTTTATGTGTGTACATCATATAAATGTTGGGGAGTTGGGGATTTGGGTAGATTGCCAATGTGATACCTGAAGCAAATGTGTAAGCTTTTGGATCAGCCAAGGTATGTGAATTCTTGCACACTTGAGATCCATAAGCAAACCCCTTGCTGTTTTCAATTCTCTGTTCTTGGGGCTGAGGAAGGAATGCGACTTAGAATTGAGAACATTTTTGTTGGCAAGAACAGATTTAGCCACAGATATTTGGCCCTTGTAGTTGCAGTGTCTTCTCAGAGTTCTAGGCAGTGAAACTCACTCACCACCAATCTGGTTTAGATCAGCTGCAGAGGTGGGACACACCGCAACAGGAATGAATTCAAATAACAATCCATAATGCCCTGCGATCTCGCCTGAAGCTCGCGTGAACTTTGACAGAATTTTGACTCTTCTTATGGAATTATTTTCAAGCACATTTTTAGGAGATTATGGAAATATACTGCAAGAGCCTCTCgtcgtttttttttcatgtagtgacaccatttcagaaaaaaaaatgtttaaaaaaagaaataagatgTGGTGATGTGGTGGCACATGAAAGAGAATGTGGAGGAATCTCTTATTAATACATATGTATTATTTCTAATGGTAAATTCTAATTCTATCAaaggacaaaaaacaacaagaacaaaaaacagGACCATCACTGTTACAGAacaaacactactactactgactcaTTTCCATCCTTTAGTGAAGTAAAATCTTTTGTACtactcaaaaaagaaaaaagaaaaaaagaaaaatctggtCACAAATCAAACTCACCTTGCCAGTTCATGACaagcagaatgtgtgtgtgtttgtgtgtgtgcgcgtgcgtcaGTGCTTCAGGTATGTCCATGTGTCGTCATGGCATTAGCCGTTTCTTGCCTGTGAATaatgtgtgtgggagtgggagCGGGCGGAGGGGATGAGGACAGTGTGGGATGAGGATGGAAGATCGTTGGCAGCAatgaacagaaagaaaaataaacattatcCATAACGCAAATTCTGTGCTTCACTACTGGAAACGCCTACTGTACGGTTCGATTTCAAACAAAAGCTCGGCTGTTTGTTCAGATAAttgtgagagaaagggagagggagagaaaacaagagaaagcgAATGAGCGCAAAGCGAGAGACAAAGCatagagagcgagagcaggACAGAGGGAATCACTGTGTGTTGCAAACAGTGACACAGTCATGCAGTCAggcctcactctgtctctctcagccctccatgcccagctccctccctgcctccatcattccacctctttctctctcctctttccaacgGTCCATTCTTCAGATGCACACACTAGTCTGTGTTTATGAGTTAAATAAAATAGGACACACCAATAACAACAGCTCAACCTAGCTGTAAAAGGACTAGCTTACATCAGCAACAAAGGCAAAAGATCAACATTCCTGTCCAAATCCCAAAGCTGGCTGTCTTTTCCAGCCGCACTAAATCTAAGAGACTCCAGGTTTAGTCTCCTTGTAGCCACATCAAACCCTCACTCCTCCACTTCTTCCCACGCAGCACAAACAGGTGTTCTCCAATCCCTCCACACATAGGACAGATACATATGTGCTCACAGGGGACCACTACAGCACTGCAAAAACATGCAGCTgaataagtcatttagtcttaaaatcgtatttttcataaaaaagtgcaaaattctgccaatggggtgacaAAGTTCCATTTGCATCCAATTCAGTTTCAATTGTTTCAgtaattttctagaaacaaggcACTATaacttgaaacaaggcagaataataCAGATCACACCATTAGTATGAAGAAAATTCTTGATTTGCAGtgcaaataaatgaatttaTCTGAtaccactggcagattttttcactttaaattacttattaagatggatatttttatACTATGGGGTGAACCCTATAAATAGATAGGTTGATTCTATTGTACACTATGTtttgctgtctgcctgtcctcagcacaatgtgttttacattattaCTGTAATCCAGTACCAGCGCACTGCCAAGTGTGCCAGCCAAGAAGTTTTCATCATTGAACATTGTCACAGCTGTCTGTGACATCTGTAAGAGGACTAAAAACCCACATCTGCTGAAACTAGCCTTGTGGTTGTATTCCTACAGTGCATCAGTCAAGACGATGCCAAGGTAAACCAAAATGTCTCTggtcaaatgaaaaaacaatatCCGACCGTTGCAACTCAACAAGCGTAGCCCGACACATATGCATATTTTACATAACTTGCTCCACAAAGATGGTGTTTAAGTTTCCCAGACctgtttcatttgtgtgtgGGCCATGCTACTACAAATATGCAATATAAATCACCACCAGTGATGGTATGTTTGTGAGAAAGATGATTACCATAGATGTAGAGGCAAACAGTGGAGCTCTTAGGCCCATCAGGGTGTGTGTTGTACAGGCAGGTGTAGCAGCCCTCGTCCTGGATAGCGACAGGCTGGATGGAGAGCTGGCTGTGGGACAGGGAGGCGCTGAGCCACACCCTTCCCTGGTAGGGCGGCTCAATCATGGGGTCGCTCCGCTTTGCGTAGGAGGCCACCTCGCTGGATTCCCCCCGGTCAGAAGCGTGCCTCCACACCACCTGCTGCACCTTTTCGGGCAAACCGTAGGAGCAGGACAGCGAGGCCTTCTTGCCGCTCACCGCCGTCTTGTTGCCGTCAGCGGTGATGTGCGCTGGGAGTCAAAAGAGgccaagaaagagaaagagagacggggggagggggagaggtgaGACAAAGAGCAGGGAGGCAGAGGGTGAAAAAAAGAGCAATGCTAATATTCAGAAATATGAGACACCCAAACAGAAACCAGTTACTGGGATCTGCAACAGCTGTTTCTGGTTAGCAGAATAAGCGCTCCCTCTCCCGCTGCTACACAACTCTATATTAACATCACAGGCTCATCAACTTCTGTTCACAGGGGAACACAGCCAGGACACGGGGAGTTAGGGCATCTGTCCACACATACTTCATCCTTAAATCCCAACAGTTCACTGATATACTGTTGGTGGGGAGGAGTAACTTTCCCTGGAGTCTGTGAGAGGGATATGGTTTTGATTAATTTTAGTGGATTCCAAATGGGTGGGGAGCAACGGACAAGCTTCCAAAATCACTGAAACACCAAGAAGGGcagaaaatagaatagaaattgaATCCAGAAACAAAAACGTCAGGAATCTTATGAATTTCTTCTTCCTTGTTCTCTGCTATCCCCTGTAATTCTTCACTTAGCTAGGGATATAAAACAGTCCCTCTATCAGATGTCTCAAAACTCCAACACAAAAAGTGGATCATTGTGAATAACATCGATAGTGCAGCCAAAGGTTACTTTGTAAATGTAGTTTTACCTCCGAAATGTGCAGAATCTGAGGTAAAATCTCTCCCTTCCCTGTGCTGACCGGGTCACCGCTCAACCCGGCCTCATCTCCGGGCTTCTCCCTCCTGACTCCCCCGCGGTCGACTGACCTTCCTGCCCCAGTCACAACAGCAGTCACTCCCTGTCTGCTGTTGTAGGCTGAAAACTCGTCCCTCATCTCACcctctccccactgaatcataccCCCCTCTCCCATATCTTCATTATCTGCTCGCTCTAACTTGctcccatgaaaaaaaaagcctatACCAATCTTCTAAACTCTTGTTATTATTCTTTATCCAGCTCTCTCACAGGCAGGAATTTCACTAGGGAACTTACTGTTTGGCTTTGACCGTCACAATCCATGCTATTGGTCACTTATAACACTGGTGATCtaagaattgaagcttattctactgatacactcattgtaagtcactctggataaaaatgtcagctaaattcctaaaatgtaaatggaatTTTCTTTTCTAACGTTTACAGTTGACTGTAATTTTAATATACCAAATATCTAATTTACAGATTGTAATAATATTATAGCAATCATCTACTGTACATCACACTACTGTACACTACTGTACTATACATTATTTCAAGTtatgcaaaatgctgttttgcaCAACTTGAAATAGCCTaagtatagtttttttttttttttaagtatagtttttggtttttgtcctgTTTAACACATGTTTGAGGACCAAATCTATCTTTCAAAAGCAACACATCCTTATTTTTTCAAAAGAATCTGCAATCACAAGTATCAACAATCTTATGTTTGTTCAGTACCAATAATGTATTGTATTAGAAAATTGTAATCCTATTAGCAACGGATGATTTGTTCACATTGAACAAGGATGGTGATAGGTAGGAAAACTTCATTTccagtacatttccactgaaACCTGTAGTTAACATGAGGAAtgctccctcccatcctcccttaGATCACTCCCTGTCCATTACATGTAACCTGTTAGTCAACAAGCCTAACTACAGTAAATATCCATACATCACAACATATGAATGTAAACTACTCCACCACAGTTGATTCTCAGATTACTGCATAGCTCTTGCCTTAGCAGCAACATACTGTAGTTGCTGCTGTTCTCCTATTTGCAGAAACAGCATCCACACTCACAGAGCCAAAACACATATCACTGATGGCCGTACTCACAGGTAACAGTGAGGCATGTCTGCCCCTGCTGTGAACCAGACGGGTGCATGTCGAAGATGCAGGTGTAGCAGCCCTCGTCGCGGAAGCCCACCCTGCGGATGGAGATAGCCGAGGTGTCCTTCGGAGAGGAGGCCAGCTCCACGTGCTGCTGCCCGCTCACGCTGTCCCTCTGTCCGGGCTGGTAGGTCAGCAGCGTCTGGTTCTGGACGTCCAGCCAGCGCACCTGCCTCAGGgactcgcctctctctctcgaaaCGGTGCAGGTCAGAGTGAAGGGCTGCTCCACTGGAGCTTCCAGCCGCTCTGGTGCTGTTACCCGACCTGGGACATCCAGCCACATGCAAAGCACAGACCAATTTGGTGTGTTTCTTATGTGATATCTGTTATCAGTTTGCATTGTTCATATCTTATCAGCATGGCATACTCACCCTGCAGTCGCACCACCATCAGT
This genomic window contains:
- the LOC139916401 gene encoding OX-2 membrane glycoprotein isoform X1, which translates into the protein MMMMEVSFRQGLQLCLLLLMVVRLQGRVTAPERLEAPVEQPFTLTCTVSRERGESLRQVRWLDVQNQTLLTYQPGQRDSVSGQQHVELASSPKDTSAISIRRVGFRDEGCYTCIFDMHPSGSQQGQTCLTVTSHITADGNKTAVSGKKASLSCSYGLPEKVQQVVWRHASDRGESSEVASYAKRSDPMIEPPYQGRVWLSASLSHSQLSIQPVAIQDEGCYTCLYNTHPDGPKSSTVCLYIYVLPKPQVSYKTTSPGVIEANCTSVSRPPAEIVWNVERDNRTMGPPVTTQLPQGDGTTLVISTLTVQSGLLKDVSIKCLVHHKGLESPIAVSMNTKIGTALTILISVTTVAALLVMCLCFCLWKCFLRKDDETRA
- the LOC139916401 gene encoding OX-2 membrane glycoprotein isoform X2: MMMMEVSFRQGLQLCLLLLMVVRLQGRVTAPERLEAPVEQPFTLTCTVSRERGESLRQVRWLDVQNQTLLTYQPGQRDSVSGQQHVELASSPKDTSAISIRRVGFRDEGCYTCIFDMHPSGSQQGQTCLTVTSHITADGNKTAVSGKKASLSCSYGLPEKVQQVVWRHASDRGESSEVASYAKRSDPMIEPPYQGRVWLSASLSHSQLSIQPVAIQDEGCYTCLYNTHPDGPKSSTVCLYIYVLPKPQVSYKTTSPGVIEANCTSVSRPPAEIVWNVERDNRTMGPPVTTQLPQGDGTTLVISTLTVQSGLLKDVSIKCLVHHKGLESPIAVSMNTKIGTALTILISVTTVAALLVMCLCFCLWKCFLRKDAD